A single region of the Grus americana isolate bGruAme1 chromosome 3, bGruAme1.mat, whole genome shotgun sequence genome encodes:
- the LOC129204835 gene encoding mitochondrial amidoxime reducing component 2-like translates to MSGARGALGLSLRAARPGWLWGAAALLALGAVLGAWRWVGGRRRAAGRRRRLQRVGTVLSLFVYPVKSCRGMAVRRAQVTPMGLRSGEMRDRFWLVTKEDGHMITARQEPRLVLVSVSCENGHLILDAPEMKQLCLPVKLPKKNPVRNCRVFGLDIQGRDCGDEVAQWITTFLNSEPYRLVHFEPSMVPRKSKDIINLFRTTDEVAYPDCSPVLILSEASLDDLNTRLEKKVKIQNFRPNILVTDCSAFEEDTWEEILIGDVEMKGTVCCARCILTTVNPDTGVLDRKEPLETLKSYRLCDPSERHIYKSSPLFGRYFAVDKTGTIQVGDPVYKMVQ, encoded by the exons ATGAGCGGGGCGCGGGGCGCGCTGGGCCTGTCGCTgcgggcggcgcggccgggcTGGCTgtggggggcggcggcgctgctGGCCCTGGGCGCCGTGCTCGGGGCCTGGCGGTGGGTCGGCGGGCGAAGGCGGGCcgcgggccgccgccgccgcttgCAGCGGGTGGGGACGGTGTTGAGCCTCTTCGTGTACCCGGTGAAGTCGTGCCGGGGGATGGCGGTGCGGCGGGCGCAGGTGACGCCGATGGGGCTGCGGAGCGGGGAGATGCGGGACAG GTTTTGGCTTGTGACCAAAGAAGATGGGCACATGATTACAGCTCGCCAGGAGCCGCGGCTGGTCCTCGTTTCTGTCAGCTGTGAAAATGGGCACTTGATCTTGGATGCCCCAGAAATGAAGCAGCTGTGCTTGCCTGTAAAGCTCCCCAAGAAGAATCCTGTGCGGAACTGCAG GGTGTTTGGACTGGACATCCAAGGCAGGGACTGTGGAGATGAAGTGGCTCAGTGGATCACCACTTTCCTGAATTCAGAGCCATATCGACTGGTGCACTTTGAGCCCTCCATGGTGCCAAGAAAGTCAAAGGACATAATAAACCTTTTCCGAACCACAGACGAG gttGCCTATCCTGACTGTAGCCCAGTCTTGATCCTCTCAGAAGCTTCACTGGATGATCTAAATACCAGGCTGGAGAAGAAAGTTAAGATACAGAACTTCAGGCCAAATATTCTTGTGACAGATTGCAGTGCTTTTGAGGAG GACACCTGGGAGGAGATTCTTATTGGCGATGTGGAGATGAAAGGGACAGTGTGTTGTGCCAG GTGTATTTTAACAACTGTTAACCCAGACACTGGGGTCCTGGACAGGAAGGAGCCACTGGAAACATTGAAAAG TTACCGCTTATGTGATCCGTCTGAGCGACACATATACAAATCGAGCCCTCTCTTTGGAAGATACTTTGCTGTTGACAAAACTGGAACAATTCAAGTTGGAGACCCTGTGTACAAGATGGTCCAGTAA